The genomic segment ttaaaatacattgattGAAGAATGCTGTTTTGTTTTAGTTGAACATGTGGGAAATTAATTTAATGCCAAATGCCCAacatgtagatttggaagtatTTTTAATCAAGTATTTTAATCAAGAGGATAGGCGACTTTCCCAGACGACCAGCTCAATATTGATAGTGCAGGCTAATTCAATGTGAATATGGGTGCTGTCGATCAATAGGGATTAAATGACCACAACCGGACAAGCAATTTAAATGTGAAACATACTTTGCAATACAAGTGAGCCATTAAACACACATACTAATGAAGTGGGagtttcatttatttaaagtttCTGTAGATTTTCATGCAGATGTTTTAAAGACCTACGTAGTGCCTACTGCTATTGTTGCTGCTATATATGCCACATAGTTCATTCCGataagaaatatatttattgtGTTCTCTATCAAGTACAACTTTTTTGATTTATGGATGACATAATCATGCTTTCAAATGTGTGTTCTTATATAGGCTATGATATTGGACAGTTTTGTTTTGGATAAACCTAGAAACTCTAGCACAAACACAAGTTATGctttatatgtatatttatatgctCCTTTTCATTCAGTGATAGCTTATGCTGTTGCATGCTGTTACACACTGTTAAAGGATGTTACAGGCTGCTACATGCTGTTACATGGGGTTACACGCTGTTGCATGGGGTTACACGCTGTACCCTGCTACACTGAGCCAACAGCGTAGCGTTGGCCGTGGCAGGGATGGTTTTCGTGTCATCGTGGCCATAaggaatttaaaaaaatgtatccaaacattcaaaaaaaacaaatgattaGCCGAAGCTTGAAATGATGTATAATGGGCAGCCGTAGTAGATTAGCAACAAGctaaatgtaggctactacGCAAGCACatgcctccccctctcgcttTGGACTGGTGACTGCATCGTGTAAACACAGAGCTCTTAATCTGATTTAAGGAGTGAGGAGATGGACGCAGACATTTGGGTTGACTGGGATGACTTCAAGTTATTTTATTCTGTTTGCGGTGCCAGCCGATCACTGCCGCTGAGGCTAGTATTAAAATGGTGGCACCTCCCTTGCTAACCCTGCAAATGTGTTAATAAAAATCATACAATTGATATTGATGCATAGTTTAATTAAGGTTTTtttcagtggcgtaaatatcgaccgTACAaccggtgcccccccccccgcttggaAGTCCTGTCCAGGGGCACAAAAAAATGATTTGCACCGGCTTTGTCTGTTATATAACATAATCAAAAAGGTCTAATAATGACAGTGAACACCCGTTTTGCTCCTTTTGCCCCAGACGCGCCACTAATGATCAAAAAGCTCCGCCACGCTTAGCTTTTGTGCTCAGTGTAGCTCCGCTTCTGACAATAAAAGGGTTTCCTTCGATTATTTTCTTTTGCAATAATATACATGTTAACTAAGTGAAAAAATGTGATCACTGATGCAAAATAAAGAGTCAAATTTTGTAAAATCCCATGTATctatctttgtgtctgtgtgagatgTGGATGTTTGCCGATAAACTTCCTTTGTTTCTTGGGAATTACAAAAACCTTGTGAGGTCATCACTACCTGGCTTGTTATGGTGCTGCATCACCAGAATCTACTAATAGTCATAATTTGCCATAATGGTTACCGCACTGAACTTGTACATCAGCGATaacttttgtaaaaaaaaaattgtcaatgCTGCCGGCTGGCCAATGAGATCAGAAAAGCGCTTTTATTATGACTGCCTGGCTATACTTTGGCCACCGCTTGGCATACTTTATCACCCTGCATTATATATTTACTGTATATCTTTAATACGATCAGAGGTCAGGTTACTATTTAGGGGCAGAACTCAAAAATGAAATTCACACACGGGCACGCAAGAGACAACACAAATACACTAACACTTGGACTTACATGCTCTCTCTTATTCTAATCCTCAGGACAATGTCAGCCAAGTGATGTCTATTAATATCCCAGCGGGGGCTTAGTGGGGAGCCATAACTGCCATCGCCACCCGCCCGGCCCTCCAGGGATTGCCCTAGGTGATACTAAAGCCTCAGTCCATCACTAGGTTAGCTCAGTAATAGGCAGGGCCACTTCTGGCGGGCCAGGTGATGGAGGCTTGGTGGAGTGGTGAAAGGGGTAGGGTTACAGCGCCAGGCATTCCTCTCTCGTCATATTGTTATGTGAGCATGCCCAGTTGTCCTTCCCCTGTTGATTCAGAGGCAGGGGCCCGGCAGTCTGTTCAGAGCACACGCTACTGAACGAAACATAAGGACTTATTTGAACTCAAAATACAAGTGAAACATCAACAAAAATCAAAAAGCAATCATGAACTTGAAACAAAGAACCATCAAATCTGATGAACTCCCAGTACAATCGCTGTTCCTGACTAGAGGGATTATGGCCCCTTTCACACATTCATGTTGAAGATATTCCACCTTTGGTACGTTCCTGTGACCCTCACATTCTAAGATGGTACATTTAGAAAACCACTAAATATCCCACATCCACTTGCGTTTGGTTTTCACCTGTGACATTAAAACAGACAGTCAGACTATTAAAGCCCCAGGCAACACGCTCAATCCAAATTATAAGTACATACTTAACCATGTGATTAGGTTTGACCTCCCGGTCATCACCCACTTAAAACCCAACCCATGTCCCCGAGTTTTTCAACTATTTGACCAATCACACACTGCACactcacttcctcttcctgtttgaAATGAGGGACCCTTGAGCCTGACGGTATGCTTCTTGAGTAATGTGATATATACATGTGATATATATacttgtatgtgtatatatgtatgagatacacatacacatattaaaAGCACAAAGTTCTTTCTTTTGGATTATGTGGAGCAAACTCAGGAAATAATGCTTGGCCTCTTAACAATAATGCGTTTCAAACAGCTCTCCCAGTAAACCTGTGGTCTATGTTGTTTATCTCTTagtgctgtgtgtctctctggctctcaccTGTTAATCGACCATTTAATAACAAGCAGTACCATTGCATTTTTTCCAAAATGCTTGATTTAGAAATTGCCAAACTTTTTTATTAATTGTTTAAGACTGCAGTCGATGTGTTGCCCTTTCCCTCATAGGGCACCTCTTTAATTTAGGCCTGATGTAATCTGAGCCCTTTATTCCTTGTGTTGGACAGAAATAGAAAGGCAGAGCATTGTTTTATAGAGCCTTTTGTCACTGTCtgcgtctctctcctcctctgtcatcTGCAGAACTATTTGTACCCTCACCCTATATTCGTTAATAGGTCAATTCAGACGATAAGTGATCAATAGTCTAATCTCTGCTCAATGTAATAGGGGTAAAACACAACGTGCTGATATATTGTGCCGTGTTATCCGTCTCCTTGGTGCTAGCGGGGGTTGAGGTTGTGTTGGTGTCAGCCAGCAACAGGGTATGTGTGCTGGGGCGAGGGCGGGTTAGGTTAGAGTTACAGGATTAGGAGGCTGTCGTTGATTTGGGAGGAGAGTTTATTGTGGCCAACATTGCCATGGGCGGGGTATAAGATGCATGATGGGGTGGCTGGAGCCTGGCATATAAATGCTCTTCTCCATCTTCTCCGTTCCCCTCATTGCCTCTTCTGGTGCTCCCGTGTGCTAGTGATCCACCAGACCcaaccccctccatcccctggACTCACAAGCCCAGTGTTAGCTTCACGTTAGCCAGCCCCAAAAGCCCCTACACTCCCGATCACCATGGAGGCCATCAAGAAGAAAATGCTTATGCTGAAGCTGGACAAGGAGAATGCACTTGACCAGGCTGAGCAGGCGGAGACGGACAAGAAGGCAGCGGAGGACAGAAGCAAACAGGTAGGGCCATAGTGCTCCAGTTCCATCCCTGAGGTTCTGACCTCCTCCCAACAGCGGCTGGTCACTGCATGCACTACATTATGTTACACCAATGTGTTGTCTGAGCAGCCATTCAACAATATTTGTACTTTGTTGAgtctttattcaacattttgCTCTTTACTTAAGATTTTGACGTTGGGGTGAGAAACATTCATTTCATTAGCATTTAAGTGAATAAATGTATTGAGTGGAAAAAGGATTGAATGTGTAAGAATACACATGTTTAAAATGAGGTTCTTAGGATTTAACGTTATGCATTAATTAAAGAGATTTGATTGTAACAACGGATGGAGCCTGTTCAAGAATAGGTTGATACTGTCATCCATCTGAAGCAACTGTGTCCAGCTGAGTGAGGGCTGGTGGGGCGTGCGACAAGAAAACATTCTGTCAATGCGACAGCCAGTGCTAGCTGCTAGAAACTCGATCTGGTATTTATGACACCAGAGCCGGAACCGGCTAATGGCTGAGGATAGAATGATGGAGAAGCAATCTGGGGGGTGAAGGGATATAaatggagagagatgaaggatcAAAAAGGGTATTCATATCAGTGCACATCAAGGGACAAAGACAAGTGTCTATTGGGGCTATTTATAGCCTCCCAGGCTACGACCAATTTACCAATGGAAATAATGACAGGGAATATGGTCCCAGAAAAAATAACAGGATGAAAGATTAATCGATTCTGCTGTAAGAACATCAATATATGCGTAcatatatgtttgtatataaACCATTAAtcgttaataattaattattattaataatgaacCTCACTCATAAATGTTGCAGTTCTCACAAGTTCTCCTTGACATGTGTCAAACTCTCTAATTCTAACTTTGACCCTCACTCTAACCGTCGCTTGAAGCATGAAGATGAGCTGATTCAGATGCAGAAGAAGCTGAAGGGCACTGAGGATGAGCTGGACAAGTACTCCGAGGCCCTGAAGGACGCCCAGGAGAAGCTGGAGGTGGCGGACAAGAAGGCCGCTGACGTGAGTACCGATCTGGGGGCAGACGCTGAGCACAAGGTTGGGCCGGCCATGGGGCTCACATTCATCTTCTTTTTTCATTACTATTATTAAAACAACATCAAACCAAGTAGAGTGGGATCCCTACCCCGTCTCCTCTACATCATTCCCCTAGATTCTAGAGCAGACGGACAGCGCTATTGcgtgtggaaaaaaaacaatgctcCGCTCTCCgctttcccccctcccctctcctcgatACCTCCCATGTTCTCCATGTACCCGACGGCAGCTGCTGGGGGATTCAGGGCTTAATGTGGTAGTGATGTCAGCCATTCCGGCCTTGACAGTTATGTTAACCATGGACCCAGGCCATTTATGGGGACAAAGTCCACTTCAGATTGCTTATGATATGCAGGGGGCTCTTTCTGCGCCTAGCCAcacttttaatttaattttaattaGCTGCGCTGTAGGCTGAGGGTCTCGCCGTAGAAACACCTTGCATTGTTAACGTAGGCCTACTCATACGAAACTGTTTGTTGTCAAACTGGAGTGGCATTTTCAGAACCCAAATGTATTGAATTGTTGAAGGATAAACTGAGTGAATAACAAGTATGGATCCAAGTTACCCCTCTCACGCAGACACCCCTTTTGTTTCTGCTATTTATTACCTTAGACTAAACGCTCCATTTAACGATGGTTACACATCACTCATTATGTGGCCTATAATTAAGGTTTATTTTGAGGCATCTCCTTCTTGGAACATTTTCCTGTTCCTGCGTTTGATAGGTTAACTATAAATAGGGCTATGATGCCACCAAGTGGCAGACAGCTGAAAAGACATGCCAATGTCCCATTGTCCTCATTTAAATAAAGGCCTCAGAGACTTTCCGAAAGGCAATGACTCAAATTGGTCAAGGGAAATTCTCGATCTACTTTCATTATTTTAAATGGCAATGAAGTGGGTTTTAAAAGTCTAACCCAGGCCAGCCAATGCATTAggcatattttaaatatttgaaaatcCTTCATGAAACCGGACGGAGTTAACTTCTTATTCGCTATAATAAACATAAACGCATCACAGCAAAGAACATCCTCGGCTGCATATTTTTCAATATTATCAGATTTAGAAGGTGGCATATTTATTTGACCTACTGTAGTAGGTAACTTGGCATGCTTAAAACATGCACCGTCATTCCAAAACACTCCCAAACCAGCTATTGCAgtaagttttaaaatgattttgTACAAGTTGTGGTAGGCTATAAGTTTTTAGAAAATGTTTTAGTTCAGTTCAGTAGCCTACTTGTATGTCCCGAAAGGTAAACTTGGTTTAAAGCGGTGGAAACGAcacaaataggcctacaacatATAAAAAGACATGAGGCAAAACAACCTAACCAAATACAACCGATAAAATAAAACACCAGTGTTCGTTAATAAAAGTCTAttccattttaattatttaaaaaaaaatttagTCCACACTCTTCTTCGTgtctttttatttagttttgaaGACTTATTCATTTTTGCAAAGGCATAGGCCTAGCCGTGCGATGGAGGTCGACATAGTGTTATTCTGACCCAGGGTCAGTCTGGTGTATCGCTGCACAGGGCGGAGTCTGGAGGCTGCTGGAGCGAGCAGGGACTTCACTCGTCCGCTCCTCCACAGGCTCATGTGGACGTCATCGTTCTTAGTGCAGAGAGAAGCTCTTTCTTTGGTAACACGCAGAGATGATGTCTGATAGTGTCGACGCTGTGAAGCGAAAGATCAGAGTGTTACAGCAGCAGGCTGACGAGGCGGGAGAGCGAGCAGAGTTTCTCCAGCGACAGGTGGAAGAAGATCAGACCTCCAGAGGTCAGGTAGGCCTCGTCCAGGGGGCCCGAGCGACCACCAACCCGCCAGGTTATGTTACTGTCCGAGTTGGCTACAGCTGTCCTAAGGGGTTGTTGGTCTATGTTTTTTCTGCGTTAAAAAGGCTTATCGAAACTGTTCCGAGAGCCATCCTGGAGCAGGGCTATCAAATCTGACCCAACAGAAGAATGGTCCTGCTACAGTCACAGTATTCCACTTTATTTGCATCACAGTGTGTTATAATGCGGCATTATTAGCGCAAGATACATGAGGGTCAGCGTAAGTTGACTGCCCAAATAAGGGTTCCTGGATCCACCGGCCTCAGCCTGGGGCCAAACGTCCCATTCATTCTGCCCTAGTTTGTGTTACCGTTACCAAGGCAACGGAATGCAAacagtgtgtgagtggtgtgtgtgtgtgtgtgtgtgtgtgtgtgtgtgtgtgtgtgtgtgtgtgtgggggtctcgTTTGACAACTTTGACCCACATAAAGATACTAGTAGATCGATTACTTCATTCATGCATTAATATTGATAGTAGTTTCTTATTCCAAAATAAACTCTGcgtctgtggctgtgtgtctgtgtgtgcatgcgtgtgtatttgtgtgtgtgtgtctggatggtATCGTGTTAACGGCCTCTTGGTTCTGCAGGCAGAGGCGGAAGTGGCCTCCCTGAACCGCCGCAtccagctggtggaggaggagctggaccgTGCCCAGGAGAGGCTGGCCACCGCGCtgcagaagctggaggaggccGAGAAGGCCGCGGACGAGAGTGAGAGGTCGGTACATAGTCCCATCGGCCTGAGGGGCATAATGAATATTCAAATTAAGCAAATAAAGGGttaatcaaaatatatattttgtttaatATCCAAATTTAAAGAATCCAATCACCAATCGCACACGTGTTGAGACTTTGGGAGATTAGTTCCATTGATTGAATATAAATAGTCATTATAAAAATGAAAAGGGGGGTCCTTTAATCAGAAGACATCAAAGTCACAGAGTTGGTAAATGGTCACCACCTGTCACAAACAAAAACGCCCGGGTACAATAGAATAGAAGCATCTTTTGTCATTGGGTTAAATACAGTCTATTTACACAACGAAATTAAGGTGCCGATCTTGTTCAGtgctttttaaaataaaaacattaaatagTATACAGTacgaaatattaataaatatataacaccAATACACCTTTCCCCTGCCTTCCACTTAAGGCACATTTAAGTGTCCGacaccctcccttccctcccagACAACAACCCTCCCGGCTCCCGCCCACATATGTCTAAATAGCACCAGGTCCAGGAAGGTAAGCCTTATGAAGATTGTCCAGAGGTAGTGGTCAGAGTACCACAGCTTTAGATCTCAGAGTACCGCAGCTTGCTATGCAGTAGGTTAGACTTGAGTTTACTTTCAACCTCCAAACTGAATTTACTCCAATTTACTCGTTACACGTAAGGAACAGTCCTCCACATTCTTCCCACTTTGAAGTCCCAGACTCTGGAACTGGTCCCAGTAGTACATGACGTGTTTGTTTTAGGGCGATGAAGGTGATTGAAAACAGGGCCCAGAAAGATGAGGAGAAGATGGAGCTGCAGGAGATCCAGCTGAAGGAAGCCAAGCACATCGCTGAGGAGGCAGATCGGAAATATGAAGAGGTGAGATAAGGCTGCGGTCGGTCTGTTAGCAGGAgggctctccacctctccctcctcaccgtTCCACACTCCTGACATTTGGATTCTACTTGCCATTTactctagtatatatatatgtatatatatatacatatatatatttatatatataatgcagcATTTAAGCTGTGGATATTCTCAGGCTTATCTCAGAGGCTGAGGCTAGCTCTATTGGGTCCTGGCCCTCAAACTACAGGCTGCTGGCTCTGGTTCTTTTAGGTTAATAGCTCTAGCCGTTCAATGCTTGGAATCTAAGTTCTGATGGAAACCTCTCATGACCTCCATGCAGGTGGCTCGTAAGCTGGTCATCGTTGAGGGAGAGCTGGAGCGGACGGAAGAGAGGGCGGAGCTGGCTGAGGCGTGAGTACTCACCGTTGAAACACTTGATGAGTTTTGAATGGCAGTGGTGTATTTGCTGTGTGAGTTATCATGCTTGCTTGACACTTTTGGATAGTTTTACCAGTGACCTATCAGCATTCCACTCATGTGTGTAGGTTAGTTAAGTCTTACTCTTCAACTTTTGTTTAgttatttagtttaattcaaACTGCCAGGAAGATCCAACCAAACAGCAATAACTGCTCCCATTTATCAGGTGGGAGTATTTCAGAAAAAAGGAAAGCTAAATAACAGTTTCCTGTAAATAACAGTTCCTGTAAATAACAGTGTTCTGTCGTGTGAGGgggcaacccggtatcacacgATTTTGTGCTCATGCtcacaaattaaattaatcagCGGACAGGTGGCGCATGGTCAGAGTCTACTGGCTACCTTTTTAGGATgggattttattgataacattattgacATCACTATCGATCAACATTGACTACAGACATGTCCTGGTGACTTTAGGCGACCAACTGGTAACACATATTCAGACTTTGAATACCAATTATCAAAGTAATGTATTTTCCCCAGAGCAAACAGGTTTAATTCTTTGCTTTTGCCGTGTAAGCCTTTCACTGGTTGTTGCAACACATTTTGTACGTTAAATAGTTCTCACAGAGATTATTATAGATCATCATGACTGTTCATGATCCCATCCATGTTTATGGAATGTTACCGGGTAAATATTGAGAAAATCTGGTTCAAAATAATTCCTTTAAAACTATAATTTAGCATCATGTCAAAGCTTATCGGTAGTTgccatttttacatttacagatACATTGGTACTATTATCCCGAGAGGAGATTTGTACATTCCCCTTTCCCATATCAAGGGTTGCAGCCTAACCATAAGATGCATGTCTGGTTTCCTTTGATGTGTCAACGTATGGCTGTCGCTTCCCAACCACCCCTGCCTTCCAACTCCCACCAACCACGCGCTGCTCTCTCATTCCTGCACGTTGTGGTGGTCTGTGACCGCCCGCTATCAGCCAAGCTAGGGCGCTGGAGCATGAGCAAAGGGGCTTTGACCAATCATTGGAGACCCTCCATGCCTCTGAGGACCAGGTAGACTCATTTCAGATTTACAGCAGCCAGGTCAACCGTTCTCGCTCTACGCCCATGGTTGTTGCATGCGCTTTCCTGTGCCCTCCCTCATTGCGTGTTCCAGATCTTTGCAGGTTATAGGTCTAGAACAAGCACCTGACCACAGCTCGTTAGAAAGTATGATTCTTCCAATTTTGGCTGGTGAAGCAGTAGGGTTAAAAATGGGAAATGATTGTTAGTCTCTCCATATTGCAGCTCAAGCTGTGGCTTGCTCCAGGCTCATGCTGTTGTATCGACAAAAAACACTAGAAACTAACAACCTGGGAAACTCTCCTGCacatcttttctttctctctccgacATTTCTTTTCTCATTCAAACTTTGATGTTTCGACTGATCAAATCCTTTTTGTCTGTTCCACCGGTTATCCAACTGTGTTTTCCTGCTCATGTCTCCCCTGACCGCCCTCTCTTCTGTTTCACCATCCTGTGGCCCTGCCCGGCTGGGTgctgtctcttcctctgtccccCCTTGACACGTACCACCCCCTTCCTATGCTCCAGTAAATGTGCTGAACTGGAGGAGGAACTGAAAAACGTCACAAATAACCTTAAGTCTCTAGAGGCGCAGGCGGAGAAGGTAGGGCGGCAGGCTAATCCCGTGTGTTGTCAGGGTTtctgtgtgagaaagagagtagACGAATGATCTAGTTCAACCTTTAACGTTGGACTTgcagtaaatattttttttttgcaaatgacAAATAATTTTTGTCATTTAGTATATTTAAGTctctatacttttttttttataaatatacatttataagaAAATAATCGATATTCGAGCTACAATAAAAGCAACACATCGATACATAAACActataatgatgataatgaaatgatgatgaaacagatatatatataataattttatATTCATCAGTTTGTATTCATTAAAAGGGCAAATATgacaaatataataaatataataaattattCTTAACTTTTGTAGAGGTCACACCTCTGGATATTATGAGTTAGGTAGGCTTTTGTAGTTGGCTGTTTTTAATCACTCATTGAACAAGAACTTTGGGAACAATTCCTTCTGGCGACTGCCTTTTGGATAGACCTTGAAAGGTCAACCAGTGAATTCTTACCCTGGTGGCTTTGGATTTCTGACTGCCTGCAGTAGATGTAGGGAGGCTGAGGAAAGGTTTATGTTAATCACCACATTGGTCATATTGAAATTACGTAAATCAATAATTATTTCTTTAGCTGTGCACAATTGCCAAACTAACTGTGCATTTTTGTCCCCAAAGTACTCTCAAAAAGAGGACAAATATGAGGAAGAGATCAAAATCCTGACGGACAAGCTGAAAGAGGCAAGTTTATTGGCTTCAAAAAGCCAATTGATCCTAATGCCCATTGATCACATTCTTTACATTGTGTCATGTTAggattgttgtattgttttactCACAATGAAAGGATCCTAAAAACATTGGTCCCTATACAAATAAACCAACTCATTGAAATGCTGATATTGAACCTGTGCATTTTTAACTCTGCAGGCTGAAACCCGTGCAGAGTTTGCAGAAAGGTCCGTCGCAAAGCTGGAGAAGACAATCGACGATCTAGAAGGTAAACTGGTGGTGTTGTCTGTTTCTCTGAGACAACGTACTGAAAATATGTCTGTAGAATTTGTGATGAAATGTTACTCATGTAGCATCAAGCGAGATGATAGGGAAAATTAAACGCATTTTCCTTGTCATGCTTATGAAGACTTCGCGCCTTCAAAAAAATGCACATTGCATGAGAACTTCCTTCCTTTCAAATCCCTTTTATCCAAGTCTTTCTTTCTGCTCTCACCTTGTTTTTctcctctgtccgtctgtggaTACGCCAACAGACGAGCTTTATGCACAGAAACTCAAGTACAAGGCTATCAGTGAGGAGCTGGATCACGCCCTGAATGACATGACCTCTATGTAAATATGCTCTGAGTGGTTTTCAACTAGCATGCGGTCGATTGATTTTAAATAATTCACAATTTAACCAATTTCTAAATGAGAGTTAGCGCCATTGGCCAAATGTGGTCAGTACATAACTAAATTAAGTCCTGCTTATTTCGTAATTGCGATTTAGTTTCTACACACCCTTTTTGAATTGCATGTACTAAGCTGTAAAACCTTTTGACCGACTTTCTTGTTTAGAAATGTCATTGAATCAAGGGATTGGCCAAATTAATCATGCATGAAGGTGCAACATCTACCATTTGCACGATGCAAATAAGGGACTTTTCATAAGCAATATGTGATAGTGACCTAAAAACGCTTTATGCTGGATAACATATTTCCTTTAATGCTATGTCTTAATAAGAACATCCAACATAAATACAATGAATACACTGGTTATTCTTCATTGTGTCCTATTTTCAGATAAAATGTCTTGGATTCGGCTGTACTTTCAAATTCTGGTTGCAAGACTCTTCTCCAAAGCCTTCTCTGCTGGGTCTCATCACCTTCTTCGGATACTAACTTCCTCTGTTTCCTTTTCTCTTTTCatggtctttctttttcttttcaatttgtatactTTAATGTACAATCTCCAATATGCCTCCTACCTATGATGCTCTTTCTGAACCCTGATTGTTTCTTCCTCTGCTCTACTTAGTATCTGTGTTTTCATCTCATTGTTCAACATTCTAAACTTTTTTTTGAATTCTCTATAAATATTGAATCCAGCTGTCTGTTTATTTTCAAATCTAATTTCACTTTATTTAGGTGTTGCTTTTCCCATTTCTAAACATTGATCTTAATTTAATGAGATTGTCAGTCCCACCATTTCCTTCCCAGTGAAGTCAGGTAATATCAGTAAATTACTAGCGAGAGTCTGTCAAGGAGTGCAATAGTCATGATGGGGGGACATAAGATGGGAAGTAAAATTAAATAACTCTTGTTTGAGTGATTTATGAAAGCTATTAAATGAGCAAAAAATATGAATCAGATAATAACAGTTCATTAATTTGTAGCAAATGTAGCTCTTGGCTAGATTGTAGCTTTTCACAACTTTAGATTTGGTAGACGTCAGTATTTCATCAGTGTATTGACGAAATTGGGGCACAATAAAAACGAGCATACCGACTTTGTTCCCTTTAAAAACGACTGGATTTAATATATTGATTaatacttatatatatttatttttgcgaATCTAATGATACTGTTGTCAAATACCTGTGAATATAACAGAACTTTATCATTAAGAAGAGGCTTTATCCAAAACTACAAGT from the Gadus morhua chromosome 22, gadMor3.0, whole genome shotgun sequence genome contains:
- the tpm3 gene encoding tropomyosin alpha-3 chain isoform X6, with product MMSDSVDAVKRKIRVLQQQADEAGERAEFLQRQVEEDQTSRGQAEAEVASLNRRIQLVEEELDRAQERLATALQKLEEAEKAADESERAMKVIENRAQKDEEKMELQEIQLKEAKHIAEEADRKYEEVARKLVIVEGELERTEERAELAEAKCAELEEELKNVTNNLKSLEAQAEKYSQKEDKYEEEIKILTDKLKEAETRAEFAERSVAKLEKTIDDLEDELYAQKLKYKAISEELDHALNDMTSI